A genomic segment from Planctomycetota bacterium encodes:
- a CDS encoding class I SAM-dependent methyltransferase, with the protein MSDPRERVEKLVDAARVAGDEVGWFEPLYATAKSDADIPWADGKPNPMFVEWLDETAPLTGRALVIGCGLGDDAELLAQRGFDVTAFDISRSAIHRCRERFPDSPVQYEVADLLDPPRTYRGRNDLIVEIYTLQTLRGAMRFTAACNIADFARPGGLVFALCRGRDESEPEGTMPMPLTADDLAVFERRGLTRERFDDFFDGETPPKRRFRAVYRRPVAM; encoded by the coding sequence ATGTCCGACCCGCGTGAACGTGTGGAGAAACTCGTCGATGCGGCACGCGTGGCTGGCGACGAGGTCGGCTGGTTCGAGCCGCTCTACGCCACGGCCAAGTCGGACGCGGATATCCCCTGGGCCGACGGCAAACCGAACCCCATGTTCGTCGAATGGCTCGATGAGACCGCCCCGCTGACGGGCAGAGCTTTGGTCATCGGTTGCGGACTGGGCGACGACGCTGAACTGCTCGCACAGCGCGGGTTCGACGTCACGGCGTTCGACATCAGCCGCTCGGCCATCCACCGTTGCCGCGAGCGGTTCCCCGACTCGCCGGTGCAATACGAGGTGGCCGATCTGCTGGACCCACCGCGGACTTACCGCGGCCGCAACGACCTGATCGTGGAAATCTACACGCTGCAAACGCTGCGTGGCGCGATGCGATTCACGGCGGCGTGCAACATCGCGGACTTCGCCCGCCCGGGCGGGCTGGTGTTCGCCTTGTGCCGGGGACGCGACGAAAGCGAGCCGGAGGGCACGATGCCGATGCCGCTCACGGCGGACGATCTGGCGGTGTTCGAACGCCGGGGACTCACGCGGGAGCGATTCGACGACTTTTTCGATGGCGAAACGCCTCCAAAGCGTCGTTTCCGGGCCGTTTACCGCCGCCCGGTCGCGATGTGA